A window of the Dioscorea cayenensis subsp. rotundata cultivar TDr96_F1 chromosome 14, TDr96_F1_v2_PseudoChromosome.rev07_lg8_w22 25.fasta, whole genome shotgun sequence genome harbors these coding sequences:
- the LOC120276082 gene encoding transcription repressor OFP13-like, with amino-acid sequence MVRKLSFTSLFYSTNIPWTSCKQARTKSFRAAGESCNGDINVSKMRDLECSESIDSFFTNTSEELESFSTVSEGSEMEMVLRGLRSERRLFFEPRWASSIMEDVRVNATDTPFEGSIAMTLESEDPYNDFRTSMEEMVVAYGVGELEDLLGWYLKVNGKETHGFILGAFIDLALMLSSPLSCYCPCSFTSSCSSTSSFEIVKLEEEEEGDTSTGSY; translated from the coding sequence ATGGTGAGGAAGCTTAGCTTCACTTCCCTTTTCTACAGCACAAACATCCCATGGACTTCATGCAAGCAAGCAAGAACCAAGTCCTTCAGAGCAGCAGGAGAAAGCTGCAATGGAGATATTAATGTGAGCAAGATGAGGGATTTGGAATGCTCAGAATCCATCGACTCTTTTTTCACAAATACATCGGAAGAGTTGGAAAGCTTTTCGACAGTGTCGGAGGGATCGGAGATGGAGATGGTGTTGCGAGGGTTGAGGTCAGAGAGGAGGCTCTTTTTTGAGCCAAGATGGGCATCCTCCATTATGGAAGATGTTAGAGTCAATGCTACTGATACACCATTTGAAGGAAGCATTGCAATGACCTTAGAGTCAGAGGACCCTTACAATGATTTTAGGACTTCAATGGAGGAGATGGTAGTGGCCTATGGAGTGGGAGAGCTTGAGGATCTTCTAGGGTGGTACTTGAAGGTCAATGGGAAGGAGACCCATGGGTTTATACTTGGGGCTTTCATTGACTTAGCTCTTATGCTTTCTTCTCCTTTGTCTTGTTATTGTCcttgttcttttacttcttcttgttcttcaactTCATCTTTTGAGATTGTGAAgttggaggaggaggaagagggagACACAAGCACTGGATCATATTAG